CGCGGGCGATGCCGTGTTCACGGTGGTGATGAAGGGCATGACCGAGCGGGCGTTCCCGCCTGACTTCGAGCGTCCGGCCACGAACAGTGTCGCGTTCCGCGACCAGATGGTGCTGCACGCGACGGAGCTGCGGCTCGGGCTCGACTACCTCGAGACACGCGATGACATCGATGCCGGCGCGATCGCCTACGTCGGCACCAGCTGGGGCGCCGGCTCACGACTGCTCTTCGCTGCGGTCGATGACCGGTTCCGCGCAGTCGTCCTCGTCGGCGCCGGCATTGACGAGCGCGTCCATCCGACCCTGCCCGAAGCGAGCAACATCAACTTCGCGCCGCACATCCGCGCGCCCACGCTGGTCGTGAACGGGCGCGAGGACGAGGAGCATCCGTGGCGCACGCGCGCACAGCCGCTGTGGAATCTGCTCAGCGAGCCGAAGGAGCTCTCACTATTCGACGGCGTAGGTCACGTGCCGCCCGACGAGATGCGGATCCCTGCAATACGCGAGTTCCTCGACCGTCACCTTGCCGCGGACCGTTAGCGCATTGCCCAGCGGCCGGCATCACTCCTGCCTGAGCGTGCGAACGGGATCCACGGCGGTGGCCCGGCGCACGGGCAGGTAGCACGCGATGCCTGCGCCGACGGAGAGAATCAGCACTACGCCCGCTGCGGTCAGCGGGTCGCCGGGCGAGACGCCGTAGAGCATCGACGCGAGAGCACGATTCGCCACGAGCGAGAGTGCGAGGCCGATGACTACACCCGTGCCGACCATTGCGAGCGAGCGCCCGAGCATCAGCATGATGACGTCGCCCGCACCGGCGCCCAGTGCCATCCGGATGCCGATCTCCCGTGTGCGCCTGCGTGCGGCCTGCGCCGTCACCGCATACACGCCGACGATCGCCAGCAGCAGCGCGACCACACCGAAGATCGTGAGCAGCGTCAGGATGAACTCCTCGCGCGCCATGGACGCCCGCCACACTTCGCGCAGCGGCCGCGCCTCGGCAATCGGAATGAGCGGATCCAGCTCACTCAGCACACTCCGCACGGTCGGCATCATGCTCATCGGATCGGCGGCCGTGCGCACCACCACCCAGTTCGTGCGCGCCCAGTCCTGGTGCCGGTTCTCGAATGCTTCGGCGCGCGCGGGCACACCCGGACTCACCTGATTCTGGTCGCCAACGATGCCGATGACCTCGTACCAGATCGAGCTCTCGTCCGGCGCGCGGTCGTACGCGATCCGCTGCCCGATCGGATCCTCGCCCGGGAAATGCTCCGCGGCGAACGTCTCGTTGATCAGAACTACCGGCACCGCGCTGGTGCGGTCGCGCGGCTCGAACATGCGGCCGCGCACGAGCGGAATGTCGAGCGCCGCGAAATAGCCTGCGTCCGCCCGGCGATGCAGGATCTCGAAGCCGACACGCTCAGCCGGCCAGCCAGCCGCCTGGAACTGGCTCGACCAGCTGGGCCCGGCGAGAGGCAGCTGGCCGATGATGCCCGCGCGGTCGATCCCGGGCCGGCTCTCGAGCGCCTCGATCAGCCGGTCCTGAAACGCAAGCACTTCATCGCGGCTGGCATAGCGCGCGGACGGGATGCTCACCTCCACGGCCAGCACACCGTCCGTGCTGAAACCGGGATCGACATCGCGCATGAGCAGGAAGCTGCGCGTCATCAGACCCGCACCCATCACCAGCAGCAGCGCGAGTGTGACTTCCGCGATGACGAGCGTGCGCACCGTCCGCAGTCCCGCCCCGGACGAAGCGCCCGTGCCGCCGTCAATCAGCGTGCCGCTGATGCGCTCGCCCGTTGACCGGATGGCCGGTATGAGGCCGAACAGCATCCCGCTCGCGAGCGTTGCGCTGAGTGTGAAAAGAATCACGCGCACGTCGAGCGCGATCGACGTGGCACCGTCAATGCCGAGCGTTGTCAACGCCGCCATGGCGCGCACGCCCGCCCAGCCGAGGGCGATCCCGATGATGCCCGCAGCCACCGCGAGCAGCAGGTTCTCCGTCAGCAGCTGACGCGCCACCCGCAGGCGCCCCGCACCGAGAGCGTGTCGCAGCGCCATCTCGCGACCGCGCTCCGCGCCGCGCACGAGTGTCAGATTCGCCACGTTCGCACAGGCGAGCAGGAGCAGCAGAGCGACCGCGCCGAACAGTATCAGCAGTGGACGCCGGACCTGACGGATCAGGAAGTCGCGCGCCGGCATCATGCCCGCGCCCATCACCGAGTTCGTCTCGGGAAATGACGTCTGAAGGCGCTGCACGACCAGCTCCAGCTCCGCGGCCGCCTGCTCGTGCGTCACCCCCGGCGCGAGCCGCGCGATGGGCCGTACGAAATGCGCGCGCCGGAACCACACGGCTTCGCGATTCTCCGCCGGCCACGCCCACGGATACCAGAGCTCCGTGTCCGACGATGGGAAGCTGAAGCCTTCCGGCATCACGCCCACGACCTCGACACGATTGCCGCCGAGATCGTAGACGCCGCCGACCACATCCGGGTCCGCACCGAAATGCGTCACCCACAGACGGTGGCTCAGCACGGCCACCGGCTGGCCGGTCTCCCACGTCTCCTCCCACCGGAACCCGCGCCCCAGCGCAGGCCGCACGCCCAGCACGTCGAAGAAATTGCCCGTGACGGCCGAGGCCGCGAGGAGCACAGGCTCGCCGTCCGCTACGTAAGTCGTGCCATCCACGAAATCGGACCACGCAGCGACGTCAGCGAATGCCGACATCTGCTCGCGCCAGTCCAGAACGTTGGCCGGCGCCGCCGACGCATCCGTCCACCCGAACTCCGGATTCGTCTCGTACAGCATCACGAGACGGTCTTCCTCCGCAAACGGCAGCGGGCGAAAGAAGAACGCATTCAGCGCGGAGAAGATAGCCGTGCCCGCGCCGATGCCGAGTGCCAGCACGACGACGGCAGCGGCCGTGTATGCCGGACTCCGCCGCAGTGTGCGCACTGCGAACCGGATGTCCTGCGCGATGCCGTCCAGTATGCGCGGGCGTCGCGCATCCGGCGCCGCCGACGGCGTCGCTGATCGCCATGCACGTGCCCTCAGTCGCAGCGCCACCCACAGCACGCCCCGCGTCTCCCGCACCATCACAGCCTGCCGCACCAGCCAGCCCCCGCGCACGTCGTTCATGCGCAGCCGGTGGGTCGCCAGCATCTCGTCGGCATACCGCTCACGAAACGCGCGCGGCGTCAGCCGCAGCGCCAGCCTGAACAGCCGCTCGCCGGATCTCATGCGTCCGCTCCACGCGGCAGCAGGTCCTTCTGTCGGGCTGCGTCCACCAGCCTCTCCAGCCGCGCCGACTCCGCCACCACCGCCGCACGACCCTGCCGCGTGATCCGGTAATAGCGACGCCGCGCGTCCTCGTGCGCGCCCGGTCGCGTCGGAGATTCCGTCAGCAGACCCTCGCCTTCCATCCGCTGCAACGCCAGGTACAGCGCGCCCGTGCTCGGCGCGGCCGCTGCGCCGAGCCGCGCCTCGATCTCCTTGATGATCCCGTAGCCGTGCCGATCCGAATCGGCGAGCGCGAGCAGGATGGTGTACGTGAGCGGCGTGATCACGGCAGGCCTCCAGTCCGGCGGTGACTATGTAACTCGTTTATATAGTGGCGGCCGCCGATGGGGCAAGGGGGCTGGGACGGAACGCTCCGCGGTCGACTGCGCGGCGGGACGGGCGGGCCGGTCGCAGGCGGGTGAGACGGGGCCGTGCTACGGGTGCTTCGGCTTTTCGAACGCGCGGTCGCCGAGGAGCTCGCGGTAGAAGTCGCGTTCCGTGCGGAGTCGGTCGAGCTCGCTGCTGGCGACATCGAGCTCGGCTTCGGTGAGGCGGAGTCGCTGCTCCATGTCGGAGATGCGGGCGGGTGAGGCGCCGGCGAGGACGGTGTTCGGGTCGATATCGGAGACCGCAGCGCTCTTGCAGATGGAGCAGCGCTTCGAGTAGAACGGGATCGCGAGCAGCGAGAAGCCGGCGGTCAGCACGCCGACGATGATGGTGCCGGCGCCGATCTGGCGCCTGGCATCCACCGGTCGCCTGCACAGTGCACAGTACATTGTCGCCATGGATTGCTGCCCTCTGAATGAACCGGCCGCGGCTTCCCGAATGGTTACCCGCGGTTCCCTCCTCTGTTCAGGACGGGCCCCTGCCGCGTTTGTTTCAGCTGGCGCAGCGCTGCGGGCCTTGTGCCGCGCCCGCTGCCCGCTGATCTGTGCGCGAAGACGTCCTCGATTCTCACTCCAGCTTGAGCGATGAAGCCGGGTCGATCCGCGACGCGCGCAGTGCCGGGACGTACGTCGCGACGAGGGCGATGGCCGCGAGCACTGCCGTGACCGCCGCGAATGTCAGCGGGTCGTTCGGCGTCGTGCCGAAGAGCATGCCTTCCATGAGCCGCGTGAGCGCGATCGCTGCAATGAAACCGATGACCAGGCCGAGCGCGGCGAGGCGAGCGCCCTGGAGGACGACCATGCGCCGCACCTCTGATGGCTGTGCGCCGAGCGCGAGCCGGATGCCGATCTCGTTGGTGCGCTGTGTCACGATGTAGGAGATGACGCTGTAGAGGCCGATCGCGCCGAGGATGAGGGCAATGGCCGATGCCGCGACGAGCGCGAGCATCGTGAAGCTCATGCGCACCATCGAGTCCGCAACGATCTTTTCGTACGTGGCTGTTGCTGCGATCGGCAGGTTCGGATCTATCGCCCACACCTGCGCGCGCGCGAGTGGTGCGATCGCGTCGGGGCGTGCCGTGCGCACTACGTACGTCATGCTCTGCGGCTGGCCGCCCGCACCCGCCGCGATGGGATAGTAGACCATCTGGCTCGGCTCGAGCTCGAGCGCGCGGTCGCGCACGCTGCCCGCCACACCGACGATGGTGAACCAGTCGGGCGCGGACGTGGGGCGGATGCGGCGGCCGACAGCCTCCTGATCCGGCCAGAGCGCGGTGGCAACGGCTTCGCTCACGATGATGTTGTGTCGCGCTGTGTCGCGGTCGAACGAGTCGAACTCGCGCCCTGCGATGATGGGGATGCGCATCGCGTCGAAATAGCCGTCGGACACGCTCGAGTACCAGAACATGGGCGGCATCTGGCCGGGCTCGACCGGCTGGTCCTCGATCAGGTGCGCGGTACCCGAGCAGCAGCCGGCGAGCGGCGGGTGCGACGTTGCACCCGCCTGCTGGACGCCCGGTATGGCGCGCAGCCGCTCCAGCAGCTCCGTGTGGAACTGCGTGATGCTGGCACCGTCCGGGTAGGTCGACAGGGGAAGAGAGAGCCGGAACGTGAGCGCGTTGGCCGGATCGAAGCCCGGCTCGAGCTCGCGCATGTTGTCGAAGCTGCGCACCATGAGACCGGAGCCGATGAGCAGCACGAGTGCGAGCGCGGTCTGTGCGACGACGAGCGTCTTGCGGACGCGGTTGCGTTCGCGTCCGGCACTGCCGCCGCGGCCGGAGCGGCTGACGGTCGCGAGCACGTCGGGCGATGTCAGGCGGAGCGTCGGCAGCAGCCCGAGCAGCACCGCCGCGAGCGCAGTGGCCAGCAGCGTGAACGCGAGCACGACAGGATCGATGGCCACCTCGTGCAGCCGCGGAATGTTCGGCGGTGCGATGGCGAGCAGGGCACGCAGCGCCGCCCACGTCAGCGCCAGGCCGAGCACACCGCCCGCACCGGCAATGAGCAGCGCTTCCGCGGCGTAGTGGCCGATCAGTCCGGAGCGCCCCGCGCCGAGCGCTGCCCGTACCGCCATCTCCTTCTGCCGCGCCTCCGCACGCACGAGGAACAGGTTCGTCACATTCGCGCACGCGATCAGGAACACGAAGCCGACCGTGCCGAGCAGGATCCAGAGTGCACGGCTGACATCGCCCACCACCAGCTCCTTCATCGGTGATACGACGGCGGCGAGCCGGCCCGCGTCCATGAATGCGGTGAAGTCGCCGGCTTCCGGGCCGTCCTCGCGCAGGCGGTCGAGCACCGGCCGGAGCGCCGCGGTCGCCTGCTCCGCCTCCACGCCGTCACGGAGCCGTGCGACGGCCTGGTAGCTGAAGTTCCCGTAGCTCTCTTCGGTAGTGTCGAGCGCCAGGGGCAGCCACAGTCGGGTGTCGCGTGCCGGGAACTCGAAGCTCTCCGGCATCACACCCACGATCGTGTGGGCTTCGCCATCGATCTGCATGGAACGACCGACTGCCGATACGTCGCCCGAAAATCGTTCCTCCCAGAGACCGTAGCTGAGCAGCACGGCTGCAGGGCCGCCGGGGCGATCCTCTGCCTCGTCGAACACGCGTCCCACCTCGGGCGTGACGCCGAGTGTGGCGAACACGTCGCGCGACGCCCGCAAAGCGGCTATGCGCGCGGGCGCCGCCGCATCGCCGGTCACGTTGACATCGGCCTCGGTGTAGATACCGCTGGACGCGAAGGGGCCGCTGCTGCGGTACAGCTGGTACAGACCGGGCGAGATCCCGAAATCGTCGTAGCCGAGACCCGGCGCGGAGTGACGCAGCATGACGAGGCGGTCCGCATCGTGGAAGCGCAGCGGCCTGAGCAGCACGCCCTGCACCACGCTGAAGATCGCCGCGTTCGTGCCGATCGCGAGCGCCAATGTGATCACCGCCGCCAGCGTGAACTGCGGTGAGCGCCCCAGCCCCCGCGCCGCGTACCGCGCCGCCCTCATGATGTCGGATATCATGCAGTCAACCCCGGATGCAGTTCCCGCACACGCACACGAACACGCTCCCGATCCCGATCCCGAATTCGTTCAGAAAGACGCGGTCGGATCGGGATCGAAAGGGGGCGATCTTCGAATTTATGTTTTGGCCTGCTTCCGTGCACGTCCGGCGGTCTCGAGGTCGCTCCCGCCCTGGCTCAGAGCGAGAGGTGCAGGCCGGCGCCGAACCAGCGCACCTGCTCCTGGAAGAACTGGCCATAGGGCGACGGACCGTCATAGAACTCGAACAGGATCGCCCAGAGTCGCGGCGGATGCTCCTCGTCGCGCCAATAGGCGAACTCGATGCCGGCACGAGCGCTCAGGCCGGGATCCCAGTCCCTCTGCTCCACCATTTTGGCATCCACGGCGGCTACGAAGCGCACACCCCGCAGCTGGCCCGCCCTGGCCTCGAGGCCGACGTGGGCGAGCGTCTGGTCGAGGGTCTCCGGCTCGCGGTTGAAGAGGTATTCCCCGCCCGCATAGGCGCGCAGCGGCCCGAACTCCTGCGACACCAGCAGCTCCAGCGCCTCGAACGACAGGTTCTCACGCTGCAGCTCCGTGCGCAGGAGGAACTCGTCGCCGAGGTGAGAGCTCTGATGATACAGCCGCAGACGCGAAGAAAAGCCGGACCAGCGGAAGGTTACCGGCACGCCGACCAGGTAGTCCGCGTTGATCAGATCGATCGACTCGGTGCCCATGTCGAACTGCGCGAAGATGCTGCCCACAATGGCGACCTGGAGGCCGTTGCCAGGCGTGGACCCGGCGAAACGCACGAGCGGGAACGCATCGCCCAGCCCCACCGCACCGATGCTCATGTCCTCGCCCACATCCACACCAGCCTGGAGCGCGGGGAAATCGCCACGCAGGAAGCTGACGAAGGAGCGCTCGGCTTTGGGGTCGGCGAGCAATGGACAGAACAGGTCGCCCTCGGGCAGGAACACCGTACCCGCCAGTTCGCCCGGATGGAAACCCGTGAAGCACCACGGCTGCACGGATTGCGCGCGCGCGGACGTGGCGCCGAGTGCGAGAAGCACGAACAGAAGACCGGGAATCCGGCGCATGGCGAGCCCTCCCGTTTCCAGTGGATATCGGTTGTGCTGCTCGCGTCACAATCCGTGCCGCAGCACCGCTCGAGGCACGGGAGCGCGTCGCTGTCACGGCTCTTCCCGATCCGAACACGAACACGCTCCCGCTCCCGCTCCCGATTTCGTTCAGAGAGCGCCGTCCCCGTAGCTCAGCATCCACTGGACGCCGAAGCGATCACGCAGCGATCCATACAGCTCCGCCCACTCCGTCGCCTGCAACGCCATCTCCACCTCGCCGTCCTCCGCGAGCGCGTTGAAGATGCGCGTCGCATCCTCCGCCGTGTCGGGCTCGATCGTGATGTAGAAGTTCGTGCCGAACGTCAGCGGCTTCGGCCAGCCCTCGAGCACGTCCGTCCCCATCAGCATGGAGTCGCCGATCGGAAGCGCGATGTGCGCGATCCTGTCGCGCTCCTGCTCCGGCACCTGCATCGACTCATCCTTGAAGTCCCGGAAGCGCATGACGGCGGCAAACTCGCCACCGAACACCGAGCGGTAGAAATTGAACGCCTCCTCGGTGTTGCCCTTGAAGTTCAGGTACGGGTTCGCCTTCATGTCTGATCTCCGTTTCGTCAGAGTCCCTGTGTATCCGCTCACCTGTACGTCGAACGATGCCGGGCGAAATCGACACCGGGTCGCGGACTTCGGAATTCAGCCGGACCCGGCAGAACACAGCCCCCGGGCGAAGCGGCCGGAGAGCACATTCACGAGTCCCCTTGACCCTCACGCAACGTGAGACGGTACCATTGGCGGACACTGCGGACCACCGGACAACGAGGCGAACATGGCGGGACGATGGCAGGTGGGTGAGCTGGCGGCGCTTGCGAAGGTGACGGTCCGCACACTCCACCACTATGACCAGATCGGGCTGCTGGAGCCGTCGGATCGAAGCGGCGCGGGCTATCGCCTGTATTCGGATACTGATCTGGAGCGGCTGTACCGCATCCTGCTGTTTCGTGAGCTCGGCTTTCAGCTGGACCGGATCGCGGAGCTGCTCGACGCGCCCGCGGCCGAGCAGGCCGCGGCGCTCACGGCGCAGCGGGATCAGCTGCTGGCCGAGCAGCGCCGGATGGACGCGGTGATTCGGGCACTGGATCACGCACTGGAATC
The genomic region above belongs to Longimicrobiales bacterium and contains:
- a CDS encoding ABC transporter permease translates to MRSGERLFRLALRLTPRAFRERYADEMLATHRLRMNDVRGGWLVRQAVMVRETRGVLWVALRLRARAWRSATPSAAPDARRPRILDGIAQDIRFAVRTLRRSPAYTAAAVVVLALGIGAGTAIFSALNAFFFRPLPFAEEDRLVMLYETNPEFGWTDASAAPANVLDWREQMSAFADVAAWSDFVDGTTYVADGEPVLLAASAVTGNFFDVLGVRPALGRGFRWEETWETGQPVAVLSHRLWVTHFGADPDVVGGVYDLGGNRVEVVGVMPEGFSFPSSDTELWYPWAWPAENREAVWFRRAHFVRPIARLAPGVTHEQAAAELELVVQRLQTSFPETNSVMGAGMMPARDFLIRQVRRPLLILFGAVALLLLLACANVANLTLVRGAERGREMALRHALGAGRLRVARQLLTENLLLAVAAGIIGIALGWAGVRAMAALTTLGIDGATSIALDVRVILFTLSATLASGMLFGLIPAIRSTGERISGTLIDGGTGASSGAGLRTVRTLVIAEVTLALLLVMGAGLMTRSFLLMRDVDPGFSTDGVLAVEVSIPSARYASRDEVLAFQDRLIEALESRPGIDRAGIIGQLPLAGPSWSSQFQAAGWPAERVGFEILHRRADAGYFAALDIPLVRGRMFEPRDRTSAVPVVLINETFAAEHFPGEDPIGQRIAYDRAPDESSIWYEVIGIVGDQNQVSPGVPARAEAFENRHQDWARTNWVVVRTAADPMSMMPTVRSVLSELDPLIPIAEARPLREVWRASMAREEFILTLLTIFGVVALLLAIVGVYAVTAQAARRRTREIGIRMALGAGAGDVIMLMLGRSLAMVGTGVVIGLALSLVANRALASMLYGVSPGDPLTAAGVVLILSVGAGIACYLPVRRATAVDPVRTLRQE
- a CDS encoding helix-turn-helix transcriptional regulator, giving the protein MITPLTYTILLALADSDRHGYGIIKEIEARLGAAAAPSTGALYLALQRMEGEGLLTESPTRPGAHEDARRRYYRITRQGRAAVVAESARLERLVDAARQKDLLPRGADA
- a CDS encoding ABC transporter permease, yielding MISDIMRAARYAARGLGRSPQFTLAAVITLALAIGTNAAIFSVVQGVLLRPLRFHDADRLVMLRHSAPGLGYDDFGISPGLYQLYRSSGPFASSGIYTEADVNVTGDAAAPARIAALRASRDVFATLGVTPEVGRVFDEAEDRPGGPAAVLLSYGLWEERFSGDVSAVGRSMQIDGEAHTIVGVMPESFEFPARDTRLWLPLALDTTEESYGNFSYQAVARLRDGVEAEQATAALRPVLDRLREDGPEAGDFTAFMDAGRLAAVVSPMKELVVGDVSRALWILLGTVGFVFLIACANVTNLFLVRAEARQKEMAVRAALGAGRSGLIGHYAAEALLIAGAGGVLGLALTWAALRALLAIAPPNIPRLHEVAIDPVVLAFTLLATALAAVLLGLLPTLRLTSPDVLATVSRSGRGGSAGRERNRVRKTLVVAQTALALVLLIGSGLMVRSFDNMRELEPGFDPANALTFRLSLPLSTYPDGASITQFHTELLERLRAIPGVQQAGATSHPPLAGCCSGTAHLIEDQPVEPGQMPPMFWYSSVSDGYFDAMRIPIIAGREFDSFDRDTARHNIIVSEAVATALWPDQEAVGRRIRPTSAPDWFTIVGVAGSVRDRALELEPSQMVYYPIAAGAGGQPQSMTYVVRTARPDAIAPLARAQVWAIDPNLPIAATATYEKIVADSMVRMSFTMLALVAASAIALILGAIGLYSVISYIVTQRTNEIGIRLALGAQPSEVRRMVVLQGARLAALGLVIGFIAAIALTRLMEGMLFGTTPNDPLTFAAVTAVLAAIALVATYVPALRASRIDPASSLKLE
- a CDS encoding DUF1207 domain-containing protein, with the translated sequence MRRIPGLLFVLLALGATSARAQSVQPWCFTGFHPGELAGTVFLPEGDLFCPLLADPKAERSFVSFLRGDFPALQAGVDVGEDMSIGAVGLGDAFPLVRFAGSTPGNGLQVAIVGSIFAQFDMGTESIDLINADYLVGVPVTFRWSGFSSRLRLYHQSSHLGDEFLLRTELQRENLSFEALELLVSQEFGPLRAYAGGEYLFNREPETLDQTLAHVGLEARAGQLRGVRFVAAVDAKMVEQRDWDPGLSARAGIEFAYWRDEEHPPRLWAILFEFYDGPSPYGQFFQEQVRWFGAGLHLSL
- a CDS encoding VOC family protein, with amino-acid sequence MKANPYLNFKGNTEEAFNFYRSVFGGEFAAVMRFRDFKDESMQVPEQERDRIAHIALPIGDSMLMGTDVLEGWPKPLTFGTNFYITIEPDTAEDATRIFNALAEDGEVEMALQATEWAELYGSLRDRFGVQWMLSYGDGAL